The following is a genomic window from Bacteroidia bacterium.
ATTTTGAGAGTCATCGAAACGCCCGCAGGGGCCGCATGCATATCACAAGCGAGTGACGCCATGACTTATTCAACACTTCTGTACGAGGTGAGCGACGGTATCGCCGTCATCACACTCAACCGTCCCGACAAGCTGAACGCTCTGAATCACGAAACCCTGCAGGAGCTGAAAAGCGCCGTCGGCATGGCCAATCACGACGCGGCGGTGGACGTCATCATTCTCACCGGGTCCGGAGAGAAGGCCTTTGTCGCGGGGGCGGACATCGCGGAGCTGACGCAGCAGGACGCGGTTTCCGGTCAGCGTTTCGCGCTTTTCGGTCAGGGCGTGTTCAACGACATCGAGCAAAGCGCGAAACCGGTGATCGCAGCCGTCAACGGCTTTGCACTCGGCGGCGGATGCGAGCTCGCGCTGGCCTGCCATATCCGTATCGCTTCCGAGAACGCGAAATTCGGTCAG
Proteins encoded in this region:
- a CDS encoding enoyl-CoA hydratase-related protein, yielding MTYSTLLYEVSDGIAVITLNRPDKLNALNHETLQELKSAVGMANHDAAVDVIILTGSGEKAFVAGADIAELTQQDAVSGQRFALFGQGVFNDIEQSAKPVIAAVNGFALGGGCELALACHIRIASENAKFGQPEVNLGVIPGYGGTQRLARIVGWGKATELILTGEMVDAAEALRIGLANRVVARGEALSAARAMAAVIHSKGQPAVRLALQALRCVPQMGLREGLATEAALFGLACGTDDFREGTSAFLEKRPASFTGK